The window CTGCCACATTTTTCTTACCACCCTGGTAACCGCCCCGCATTCGAAATCAATAACATTCTGCCGGGCCACCAAGGCTTTGTTCACCAGCGGCTCAAAGGGAAGCTCGCCAACTATCGCGATCCCAAGATGAGCGCAATATTCCCGGATTTTCTGGGTATTCACCAGGTTGATGGAATATTTATTGATACAGACCTGCACCGGAATCTGAAAATGGCGGCATAAGTCTACCACCCTTTCCATATCATGGATTCCTGAAAGGGTCGGCTCAGTGACAACCAATACCAGGGACGTACCGGTAATAGCCGCCGTCACCGGACAGCCAATACCCGGAGGACCATCATTAACAATTAAAGACAATCCTTCGTCTTCTGCCAGTTTTTTGGCCTGCTGACGCACTAAAGTTACCAGCTTCCCTGAATTATCCTCGGCAATACCCAGTTTGGCATGTACCATCTTGCCATATGGCGTTTTAGAAATAAACCAGTTGCCATTCACCGAGTCAACCATGGAAATGGCCTCTTCCGGGCAGGCGAAAGCACAGAGGGCACAATTATCACAGGCAAAAGAATTGATAGTATAGCCCTTA of the Pseudomonadota bacterium genome contains:
- a CDS encoding ATP-binding protein — translated: MIKELTIISGKGGTGKTTITAAFASLCENKIMTDCDVDAADLHLILQPEVLRQESFIGGRAPVMDKSICTECGTCQEVCRFNGIDLDPDKGYTINSFACDNCALCAFACPEEAISMVDSVNGNWFISKTPYGKMVHAKLGIAEDNSGKLVTLVRQQAKKLAEDEGLSLIVNDGPPGIGCPVTAAITGTSLVLVVTEPTLSGIHDMERVVDLCRHFQIPVQVCINKYSINLVNTQKIREYCAHLGIAIVGELPFEPLVNKALVARQNVIDFECGAVTRVVRKMWQEVEKQMMA